One genomic window of Paenibacillus xylanilyticus includes the following:
- a CDS encoding ABC transporter ATP-binding protein, translated as MIKLLYYLKKYRVAAIAALVMMLIELAVELAQPYLISKIIDNGIQQGDLSVVWLWGGVLVGSAVVAFAAGIASSFFASHASLGFGYDLREKLYDKVQAFSYAVFNRFATSSLITRLTGDVTQVQDTVFMSLRFMTRVPLVVIGSMIMAVVVNPKLGLLLVVMVPVLLVFVIWMIKKAALLFRNVQRRLDAVNGVIQENLTGIRLIRVFVRMGHEIERFAGFSGKLMKGTISALRLTETTMPFMLLMMNGCIIAVLWFGRRDISTGSASVGEVVAVINYLLRTIGAMSALSWILVTFSRASASAQRINEVFDTEDPSEAAQKSVAAQDQAAGTQVKRANAVQGAVEFRSVGFSYPNSDITVLEDITFSAKRGERIAIMGATGSGKSSLVQLIPRLYTEDQGKVFIDGTDADQLAIPTLRGAIGYVPQEVVLFTGSVRDNIAWGREDATLEEIKEAAKRAQIHDTIEKLPNGYDTQLGQRGVNLSGGQKQRLSIARALIRRPSILILDDSTSALDVATEARLLDALEELSCTTFIITQKISSTTSADLILLLDDGRLIGQGKHEDLMDSSELYRRIYGSQYGEGTPHVQSVH; from the coding sequence ATGATCAAGCTGTTGTACTACTTGAAGAAGTATCGGGTTGCCGCGATCGCTGCACTGGTCATGATGCTGATTGAACTCGCGGTGGAACTTGCTCAGCCTTACCTGATCTCCAAAATTATTGACAACGGGATACAGCAAGGAGATCTGTCTGTGGTTTGGTTGTGGGGCGGCGTTCTTGTAGGCAGTGCCGTCGTGGCATTTGCTGCCGGAATCGCCAGTTCATTTTTTGCATCACATGCGAGTCTCGGGTTCGGTTATGATCTGCGGGAGAAGCTGTATGACAAAGTGCAAGCGTTCTCGTACGCCGTATTTAACCGATTCGCCACGTCGTCGTTGATTACCCGATTAACCGGGGACGTGACCCAGGTACAGGATACAGTCTTTATGAGTCTGCGATTCATGACCCGTGTGCCGCTCGTGGTTATCGGAAGCATGATTATGGCCGTCGTGGTGAACCCAAAGCTGGGCCTGCTGCTTGTGGTGATGGTACCTGTACTGCTCGTATTTGTCATCTGGATGATCAAAAAGGCCGCGCTGCTGTTCCGCAATGTGCAGCGCAGGCTGGATGCCGTCAACGGTGTCATCCAGGAGAATTTGACAGGCATTCGGCTGATCCGGGTCTTCGTCCGGATGGGCCATGAGATTGAACGCTTTGCCGGATTCAGCGGCAAGCTGATGAAGGGCACGATCTCCGCGCTGCGCCTGACGGAGACCACGATGCCATTCATGCTGCTCATGATGAATGGCTGCATCATCGCCGTGCTCTGGTTTGGACGGCGTGACATTTCGACCGGTAGCGCAAGCGTCGGTGAAGTGGTCGCGGTCATCAATTATTTGCTCCGCACCATTGGGGCCATGTCTGCCTTGTCCTGGATTCTGGTGACCTTCTCCAGAGCCAGTGCTTCAGCGCAGCGAATCAACGAAGTTTTTGATACAGAGGATCCATCGGAGGCTGCTCAGAAGTCAGTTGCAGCTCAAGACCAGGCAGCTGGAACGCAGGTTAAGCGAGCTAACGCTGTTCAAGGCGCAGTCGAATTTCGAAGTGTAGGATTCAGCTATCCAAACAGTGACATTACGGTCCTGGAGGATATTACGTTCTCTGCCAAACGAGGGGAGCGCATCGCCATTATGGGTGCAACAGGATCAGGTAAATCCTCACTCGTACAGCTGATTCCAAGGTTGTATACCGAGGATCAGGGCAAGGTGTTCATTGATGGCACGGATGCAGACCAACTGGCGATCCCAACATTGCGGGGCGCAATTGGTTATGTACCACAGGAGGTGGTACTCTTCACGGGTTCCGTGCGGGATAACATTGCCTGGGGACGGGAGGACGCTACGCTCGAAGAGATTAAGGAAGCCGCGAAGCGTGCCCAGATTCACGACACGATTGAGAAGCTCCCGAACGGATATGATACTCAGCTGGGTCAGCGCGGGGTTAACTTGTCCGGTGGTCAGAAGCAGCGTCTGTCCATTGCACGTGCATTGATCAGACGTCCGAGCATTCTGATTTTGGATGACAGCACCAGTGCACTCGATGTGGCAACGGAAGCCAGGTTGCTGGATGCGCTGGAAGAGCTGTCATGTACAACCTTTATTATCACCCAGAAGATCAGCTCAACGACCTCTGCAGATCTGATTCTGCTGCTGGACGATGGGCGTCTGATTGGGCAGGGAAAACATGAAGACCTTATGGATTCGTCCGAGCTGTATCGTCGAATCTACGGATCACAATACGGGGAGGGTACACCGCATGTTCAAAGCGTTCATTGA
- a CDS encoding ABC transporter ATP-binding protein, translated as MFKAFIEPFRQPPPPLDPETLKAGGGRKPKARAKNWSGTLGRIWTYLARRKVKLTLVLLMVFASSALALLGPYMVGVAVDNYMDGEATSSSWMTFLLGLAAVYVLFSLTSWLQNIWMIEIAQETIFRMRYDLFSHLHKLPIPFFGKRQQGEIMSRVTNDIENVSGTLNSSAIQIFSSVLTLLGTFGVMLWLSPLLTLLTFIVVPLMAIGMRWITRRTGPLFKERQRNLGELNGYIEETLSGQRIIKAFSQEERVVRGFEERNTRIRVSGFWAQTISGFIPKLMNGLNNLSFAIVAGIGGILAIQGTVTVGVIIIFVEYARQFTRPLNDLANQWNTLLSAIAGAERVFEVLDEDEEAKDEGAAVSLAKVEGAVRFDKVSFGYDEGRNILHEISFEAKPGEMIALVGPTGAGKTTLIQLLSRFYDPTAGMLTVDGRDITTIRRENLRSHMAFVLQDSFLFQGTIRENIRFGRLDATDEEVEEASRLANAHSFIMRMKDGYDKVLQADGSGISQGQKQLLAIARAILADPSILVLDEATSSIDTVTEIKIQEGLQRLMQGRTSFVIAHRLNTIRQADRILVLKDGQLLEQGSHDVLLEQGGFYSELYYSQLRKKAQ; from the coding sequence ATGTTCAAAGCGTTCATTGAACCTTTCCGTCAGCCTCCGCCGCCACTGGATCCCGAAACGCTAAAAGCAGGTGGTGGTCGCAAGCCGAAGGCACGGGCGAAGAACTGGTCCGGTACACTGGGCCGGATCTGGACTTACTTGGCCCGCCGCAAAGTGAAGCTGACGCTGGTACTGCTGATGGTATTTGCCAGTTCGGCACTGGCGTTGCTTGGTCCGTACATGGTCGGCGTGGCCGTGGACAATTATATGGATGGAGAAGCGACAAGCTCCAGCTGGATGACGTTTTTGTTGGGACTCGCAGCAGTGTACGTGCTGTTCTCGCTCACATCCTGGCTGCAAAATATATGGATGATTGAAATCGCGCAGGAGACCATTTTCCGGATGCGTTACGATCTGTTCTCCCATCTGCACAAGCTGCCGATTCCATTCTTCGGCAAACGTCAGCAGGGTGAGATCATGAGCCGGGTTACGAATGACATCGAGAATGTCAGCGGTACGCTGAACAGCTCAGCCATTCAGATTTTCTCCAGTGTGTTGACGCTGCTGGGAACGTTTGGCGTGATGCTCTGGTTAAGTCCATTGCTGACCTTGCTGACATTTATCGTCGTACCGCTGATGGCGATTGGCATGCGCTGGATTACACGTCGAACCGGACCGCTTTTCAAAGAACGTCAGCGTAATCTGGGTGAACTTAACGGGTATATCGAGGAGACCTTGTCGGGACAACGAATCATCAAGGCCTTCTCCCAAGAAGAGCGGGTGGTTCGTGGATTCGAAGAGCGGAATACACGAATCCGGGTATCCGGTTTTTGGGCACAGACGATTTCCGGTTTTATCCCCAAACTGATGAATGGATTGAACAACCTGAGCTTTGCTATCGTTGCAGGGATCGGGGGGATTTTGGCCATCCAGGGTACGGTTACCGTTGGGGTCATTATCATCTTTGTGGAGTATGCTCGTCAGTTCACTCGTCCGCTCAATGACCTGGCGAACCAGTGGAATACGCTGCTGTCCGCCATTGCCGGGGCTGAGCGAGTGTTCGAAGTATTGGATGAGGACGAGGAAGCGAAGGATGAGGGTGCTGCGGTATCTCTAGCAAAAGTTGAAGGTGCGGTGCGCTTCGATAAGGTCTCCTTCGGATACGATGAGGGACGCAACATTTTGCATGAGATCAGCTTCGAGGCGAAGCCGGGTGAGATGATTGCCCTGGTAGGGCCGACAGGGGCAGGGAAAACAACCTTGATTCAGCTATTGTCCCGCTTCTATGATCCGACAGCGGGAATGTTGACTGTGGATGGACGGGACATTACGACCATTCGGCGTGAAAACCTGCGTTCACATATGGCGTTTGTCCTTCAGGATTCATTCTTGTTCCAAGGGACGATTCGGGAAAATATCCGATTTGGCCGTCTGGATGCAACAGACGAAGAAGTGGAAGAAGCTTCAAGACTGGCCAATGCTCACTCATTCATTATGCGCATGAAGGATGGGTATGATAAAGTGCTTCAGGCAGACGGGAGCGGCATTAGTCAGGGACAAAAACAGCTGCTTGCCATTGCCCGGGCAATTCTGGCTGATCCGTCCATCCTCGTATTGGATGAGGCGACCAGCAGCATTGATACCGTTACGGAGATCAAAATCCAGGAGGGATTACAGCGGCTGATGCAGGGCCGTACCAGCTTCGTCATTGCCCACAGGCTGAACACCATTCGGCAGGCAGACCGGATTCTGGTGCTGAAGGATGGACAGCTGCTGGAACAAGGCTCGCATGATGTGCTGCTTGAGCAGGGCGGCTTTTACAGTGAACTGTATTACAGTCAGCTGCGCAAGAAAGCGCAATAG